A stretch of Gossypium hirsutum isolate 1008001.06 chromosome A06, Gossypium_hirsutum_v2.1, whole genome shotgun sequence DNA encodes these proteins:
- the LOC121230516 gene encoding DNA-directed RNA polymerases I and III subunit RPAC2, with protein MFCPLEPETIEHGSFTDNSPATFSLTDEDHTIANVVRFTLNQDPRVTFCGYSIPHPLEARVNIIVQTTGDPAREVLKDACQNLMLMCRHVRCTFDKAVEDFKASNVVKAMKIDSQDSSGDDSEESE; from the exons ATGTTCTGTCCATTGGAACCG GAAACAATAGAACACGGGTCTTTCACTGATAATAGTCCTGCCACTTTTTCTTTAACTGATGAAGATCATACCATAGCTAACGTTGTTAGATTCACTTTGAATCAAGA CCCAAGGGTTACATTCTGTGGCTACAGTATTCCTCATCCTTTAGAGGCTCGAGTTAATATTATAGTTCAAACCACTG GTGATCCAGCAAGAGAGGTATTGAAAGATGCATGTCAAAATCTAATGTTGATGTGTAGGCATGTGAGGTGCACTTTTGACAAGGCTGTTGAAGATTTTAAAGCAAGCAATGTTGTGAAGGCTATGAAAATTGATTCACAAGACAGTAGTGGTGATGATTCAGAAGAGAGTGAATGA